A window of Pseudodesulfovibrio hydrargyri contains these coding sequences:
- a CDS encoding MASE3 domain-containing protein, translating into MHTKSTSLPFKATLAAVVFLGLYLASLRNYLLFHTMVEMFSIVVAFGIFTIGWNSRYYIKSNYLLFLAIAYLFIAFLDLLHTMSYKGMGIFTDYDYYANQVWIATRYMESLSLLAAFWFLKESRAVNAVRVFSAYFALTAVIVAVVFWWRIFPVCFVDGIGLTPFKKNSEYVICLILGAATWLLFRMRDRFDPVVHRWLVWSLVFTICSELAFTFYISNYGFSNLVGHYFKLFSFYFIYRALVATGITAPHAVLFRALQDSETKFRGLVESSRDLIWEVDEALRYTYVSPLAPDILGYAPEEMLGRTPFDFMPPGQAGAAREAFREAAVSGAPVHRENTVLSTKGREVVMETRGVAILDADGRVAGYRGVDRDVTGRKHRELELRQLQRAVESSPIGIVITSTGGIIEYGNPVFFGRREITGVDALGRDIAGFLGDGAQDPAVRGVGEAMRAGRLWRGDLARRNYRGDLVWEQVMIAPVTDRQGTLVNFVATFEDITDRKVLEKLKEDVEQIMRHDLKSPLNGIIGIPQLLIEEGNLSEQQVELVQLVESTGYRILGMVDHSLDLFKMETGVYEYIPVEVDVAEVVEAVLKDHASPARSKNIAFNLFVERAACGADGLILSDKDLLYRMLSNFVANAVDASPVGGAVDVSLEGVPCRVIRIRNRGAVPAEIRDQFFEKYKTWGKKRGTGLGTYSSKLMADAMGYGLHLDTSDEDDVTVISILLSGA; encoded by the coding sequence TTGCACACCAAGTCCACATCGCTCCCCTTCAAGGCCACCCTGGCCGCCGTTGTGTTCCTCGGGCTGTATCTGGCCAGCCTCAGGAACTATCTCCTCTTCCATACCATGGTTGAGATGTTCTCCATCGTGGTCGCCTTCGGCATCTTCACCATCGGCTGGAACTCGCGCTATTACATCAAGAGCAACTACCTGCTCTTCCTGGCCATCGCCTACCTGTTCATCGCCTTTCTCGATCTGCTGCACACCATGTCCTACAAGGGCATGGGCATTTTCACCGACTACGACTACTATGCCAACCAGGTGTGGATCGCCACGCGCTACATGGAGAGCCTCTCCCTGCTGGCCGCCTTCTGGTTTCTGAAGGAGAGCCGGGCCGTGAACGCGGTCCGGGTGTTCTCGGCCTATTTCGCCCTGACCGCCGTGATCGTGGCCGTCGTCTTCTGGTGGAGGATCTTTCCGGTCTGCTTTGTGGACGGAATCGGGCTGACCCCGTTCAAAAAGAACAGCGAGTACGTCATCTGCCTGATCCTCGGGGCGGCCACCTGGCTGCTCTTCCGCATGCGCGACCGGTTCGATCCGGTGGTCCACCGCTGGCTGGTCTGGTCCCTGGTGTTCACCATCTGCTCGGAGCTGGCCTTCACCTTCTACATCAGCAACTACGGCTTTTCGAACCTGGTGGGCCACTACTTCAAGCTCTTTTCCTTCTATTTCATCTACCGGGCCCTGGTGGCCACGGGCATCACCGCCCCGCACGCGGTGCTCTTCCGCGCCCTGCAGGACTCGGAGACCAAATTTCGGGGACTGGTGGAAAGTTCGCGGGACCTCATCTGGGAGGTGGACGAGGCCTTGCGCTACACCTACGTCAGCCCTCTGGCTCCGGACATCCTCGGCTACGCCCCGGAGGAGATGCTCGGCCGGACGCCCTTCGACTTCATGCCCCCCGGCCAGGCCGGGGCCGCGCGCGAGGCGTTCCGCGAGGCGGCCGTGAGCGGGGCGCCGGTGCACCGCGAAAACACCGTCCTGAGCACCAAGGGACGGGAGGTCGTCATGGAGACGCGCGGCGTGGCGATCCTGGACGCCGACGGCCGGGTGGCCGGATACCGGGGGGTGGACCGGGACGTGACCGGGCGCAAGCACCGCGAGCTTGAACTCAGGCAGCTTCAGCGGGCCGTGGAGAGCAGCCCCATCGGTATCGTCATCACCTCCACCGGCGGGATCATCGAATACGGCAACCCGGTCTTCTTCGGGCGGCGGGAGATCACCGGCGTGGACGCCCTGGGCCGGGACATCGCCGGTTTTTTGGGTGACGGCGCGCAGGATCCGGCGGTGCGCGGGGTCGGCGAGGCCATGCGCGCGGGCCGCCTGTGGCGGGGAGACCTGGCCCGCCGCAATTACCGGGGGGACCTGGTCTGGGAGCAGGTCATGATCGCGCCCGTGACCGACCGGCAGGGCACGCTGGTCAATTTCGTGGCCACCTTCGAGGACATCACCGACCGCAAGGTCCTCGAGAAGCTCAAGGAGGACGTGGAGCAGATCATGCGCCACGACCTCAAGAGCCCGCTCAACGGGATCATCGGCATTCCCCAGCTGCTCATCGAGGAGGGGAACCTGTCCGAGCAGCAGGTCGAATTGGTGCAGTTGGTCGAGAGCACGGGATACCGGATTCTGGGCATGGTCGATCACTCCCTGGACCTGTTCAAGATGGAGACCGGGGTCTACGAATACATCCCGGTCGAGGTGGACGTCGCGGAGGTCGTCGAGGCGGTCCTCAAGGACCACGCAAGTCCGGCCAGGAGCAAGAACATCGCTTTCAATCTGTTCGTGGAGCGGGCGGCCTGCGGAGCGGACGGCCTCATCCTGTCGGACAAGGACCTGCTCTACCGCATGCTTTCCAACTTCGTGGCCAATGCGGTGGATGCCTCGCCCGTCGGCGGCGCCGTGGACGTCAGCCTCGAGGGAGTCCCGTGCCGGGTCATCCGCATCCGCAACCGGGGGGCGGTCCCGGCGGAGATCCGCGACCAGTTCTTCGAGAAATACAAGACCTGGGGCAAGAAGCGCGGCACCGGGCTCGGCACCTACTCCTCCAAGCTCATGGCCGACGCCATGGGCTACGGGCTGCATCTCGACACCTCGGACGAGGACGACGTCACGGTCATCTCCATCCTTTTGTCCGGGGCGTGA
- a CDS encoding NADH:flavin oxidoreductase/NADH oxidase: MANAFDTFTLKDITLRNRIVVPPMCQYQAVDGVPNQWHEIHYPSMARGGAGLVIVEATAVSPEGRISPGCTGLWNETQAGKMAGIAAGIKRAGAVPGIQIGHAGRKASANVPWQGDDHMAEDDPRAWQTISPSAVPFGANLPRVPREMTLEDIKRVQDDFVGAARRARDAGFEWLELHFAHGYLAQSFLSVHANRRTDGYGGDLAGRGRFMRETLAAVREVWPERLPLAVRLGVIEFDGRDEETVADAVSLTRDFKSLGLDLLDASLGFTTPEANIPWGPALVVPYAARIRKEAGIPVSAAWNVDTPEIIRDVLADERLDLVMLGHRHLSNPHYPYTLAKAYGIENPGWKTLPESYAHWLDRYKASDER, translated from the coding sequence ATGGCCAACGCATTCGATACATTCACGTTGAAGGACATCACCTTGAGAAACCGCATCGTGGTCCCGCCCATGTGCCAGTATCAGGCCGTGGACGGGGTGCCCAACCAGTGGCACGAGATCCACTATCCGTCCATGGCCCGGGGCGGGGCCGGGCTGGTCATCGTGGAGGCCACGGCGGTCTCGCCCGAGGGGCGCATCTCGCCGGGCTGCACAGGGCTGTGGAACGAGACCCAGGCCGGGAAGATGGCCGGGATCGCGGCGGGCATCAAGCGGGCCGGTGCCGTGCCCGGCATCCAGATCGGCCACGCGGGCCGCAAGGCGAGCGCCAACGTGCCGTGGCAGGGCGACGACCACATGGCCGAGGACGACCCCAGGGCGTGGCAGACCATCTCCCCGTCGGCCGTCCCCTTCGGGGCCAACCTGCCGCGCGTGCCCAGGGAGATGACGCTTGAGGACATCAAGCGCGTCCAGGACGACTTCGTCGGCGCGGCGCGGCGCGCCCGGGATGCCGGGTTCGAATGGCTGGAACTGCACTTCGCCCACGGCTACCTGGCCCAGAGCTTTCTGTCCGTGCACGCCAACAGGCGCACGGACGGCTATGGCGGCGACCTGGCCGGGCGCGGCCGGTTCATGCGCGAGACCCTGGCCGCCGTGCGCGAGGTCTGGCCCGAACGGCTGCCCCTGGCCGTCCGCCTCGGGGTCATCGAGTTCGACGGCCGCGACGAGGAGACGGTCGCGGACGCGGTCAGCCTGACCAGGGATTTCAAGTCCCTCGGCCTGGACCTGCTCGACGCGAGCCTGGGCTTCACCACCCCGGAGGCGAACATCCCCTGGGGACCGGCCTTGGTCGTGCCCTATGCGGCGCGCATCCGCAAGGAGGCCGGCATTCCGGTGTCCGCGGCCTGGAACGTGGACACCCCGGAGATCATCCGCGACGTCCTGGCCGACGAGCGGCTGGACCTGGTCATGCTCGGCCACCGCCACCTGTCCAACCCGCATTATCCCTACACCCTGGCCAAGGCCTATGGCATCGAGAATCCCGGCTGGAAGACCCTGCCCGAATCCTACGCCCACTGGTTGGACCGCTACAAGGCCAGCGACGAGCGCTAG
- a CDS encoding methyl-accepting chemotaxis protein, with amino-acid sequence MQFKSIKTKIVVMAGGCLLATVVVLVGIQMISQSRSERFVGEKVNELIEEQTRQSLTAVAQREAGTISRTLNINLDTARTIADAFNAVRKDSGAGATFDLRTAFNDILLRVLENNPEFLGTYSAWEPGALDGQDSAHAGNKATGHDDTGRFVPYWNRDENGRIARQALVGYEDASTHPNGVTKGGWYLFPRERHKENILDPFPYIVQGRQEWLTTMSAPIMLDGKFLGIAGTDLRLKFIQQLSEKVAKSLYDGAARVQVISYLGIMVADSKNPDAVGKPFKDVFDGDWKKIVDSIQGGKSYADMAPGKETVDISAPIELGRTGTPWGILIEVPRSVVFADAEQLAKVMADNSRQNAVLGVSAGAGIVVLACLVLWFLANGLVAPVRKAVAFAEKIAGGDFVDNRIDVKQKDEIGALSRTLKEMAERLKDVVMDVKSASESVAAGSTELSSSSQAVSQGATEQAASIEEITSSMEEMTSNIAQNAQNAQETDTLATKAADDARVSGEAVEKTVVSMRSIAEKISIVEEIARQTNLLALNAAIEAARAGEHGKGFAVVAAEVRKLAERSGTAAAEISELSSSSVEVAEKAGGMLKLLVPDIEKTAMLVQEITAASNEQNAGATQINQAIAQLDNVIQQNASASEEMASTCEELAGQGQHLQEVMAFFHVDGGGARYGSTTKVVKRKPAPALAPGKPAPVKPQGLALEMDMDDQEDFERF; translated from the coding sequence ATGCAGTTCAAGTCCATCAAGACAAAGATCGTGGTCATGGCCGGAGGGTGTCTCCTGGCCACCGTCGTGGTGCTGGTCGGCATCCAGATGATTTCACAGTCGCGCTCCGAGCGGTTCGTCGGCGAAAAGGTCAACGAGCTCATCGAGGAGCAGACGCGGCAGAGCCTGACGGCCGTGGCCCAGCGCGAGGCCGGGACCATCAGCCGGACGCTGAACATCAACCTGGACACCGCCAGGACCATTGCCGACGCGTTCAATGCGGTCCGGAAGGACTCGGGCGCGGGGGCGACCTTTGACCTGCGCACGGCGTTCAACGATATTTTGCTCAGGGTGCTGGAGAATAATCCGGAATTCCTGGGTACCTACAGCGCGTGGGAGCCCGGCGCCCTGGACGGCCAGGACTCCGCCCACGCCGGGAACAAGGCCACGGGCCACGATGACACCGGGCGGTTCGTCCCCTACTGGAACCGGGACGAGAACGGCCGCATCGCGCGTCAGGCCCTGGTCGGGTACGAGGACGCGTCCACCCACCCCAACGGGGTGACCAAGGGCGGCTGGTACCTGTTCCCCCGCGAGCGGCACAAGGAGAACATCCTTGATCCCTTCCCCTACATCGTCCAGGGCCGTCAGGAGTGGCTGACCACCATGTCCGCCCCGATCATGCTCGATGGGAAGTTCCTGGGCATCGCCGGCACCGACCTGCGGCTCAAGTTCATCCAGCAGCTCAGCGAGAAGGTGGCCAAGTCCCTGTACGACGGGGCGGCCCGCGTGCAGGTCATCAGCTATCTCGGCATCATGGTCGCGGACAGCAAGAACCCCGACGCGGTGGGCAAGCCCTTCAAGGACGTCTTTGACGGCGACTGGAAGAAGATCGTGGACAGCATCCAGGGCGGCAAGTCCTACGCCGACATGGCGCCGGGCAAGGAGACGGTCGACATCAGCGCCCCGATCGAGTTGGGCCGCACCGGGACGCCGTGGGGCATCCTGATCGAGGTTCCCCGCAGCGTGGTCTTTGCCGACGCCGAGCAGCTCGCCAAGGTCATGGCCGACAATTCGCGGCAGAACGCGGTCCTCGGCGTGAGCGCGGGAGCGGGTATCGTGGTCCTGGCCTGCCTGGTCCTCTGGTTCCTGGCCAACGGTCTGGTCGCGCCGGTGCGCAAGGCCGTGGCCTTTGCCGAAAAGATCGCGGGCGGCGACTTCGTGGACAACCGCATCGACGTCAAGCAGAAGGACGAGATCGGAGCCCTTTCCCGAACCCTGAAGGAGATGGCCGAGAGGCTCAAGGACGTGGTCATGGACGTCAAGTCCGCCTCGGAGAGCGTGGCGGCGGGCAGCACCGAACTGTCGTCCTCGTCCCAGGCCGTGTCCCAGGGGGCTACCGAGCAGGCCGCGTCCATCGAGGAGATCACCTCGTCCATGGAGGAGATGACCTCGAACATCGCCCAGAACGCCCAGAACGCCCAGGAGACCGACACCCTGGCCACCAAGGCGGCGGACGACGCGCGGGTCAGTGGCGAGGCCGTGGAAAAGACCGTGGTGTCCATGCGCAGCATCGCCGAGAAGATATCCATCGTCGAGGAGATCGCCCGACAGACCAACCTGTTGGCCCTGAACGCGGCCATCGAGGCGGCCCGGGCGGGCGAACACGGCAAGGGGTTCGCGGTCGTGGCCGCCGAGGTCCGCAAGCTGGCCGAGCGCAGCGGCACGGCCGCCGCCGAGATCAGCGAGCTGTCCAGCAGCAGTGTGGAGGTAGCGGAAAAGGCGGGCGGGATGCTCAAGTTGCTGGTCCCGGACATCGAGAAGACCGCCATGCTGGTCCAGGAGATCACCGCGGCCAGCAACGAGCAGAACGCGGGCGCGACCCAGATCAACCAGGCCATCGCCCAGCTCGACAACGTCATCCAGCAGAACGCCTCGGCGTCCGAGGAGATGGCCTCCACCTGCGAGGAGCTGGCCGGTCAGGGGCAGCATCTGCAGGAGGTCATGGCCTTCTTCCACGTGGACGGCGGCGGGGCCCGCTACGGTTCCACCACCAAGGTGGTCAAGCGGAAGCCCGCGCCCGCCCTCGCCCCGGGCAAGCCGGCCCCGGTCAAGCCCCAGGGGCTGGCTCTGGAAATGGACATGGACGACCAGGAAGACTTCGAGCGCTTCTAG
- a CDS encoding AraC family transcriptional regulator has protein sequence MNGPALNALADIVSRHTPNRNLNQTPIQGVSCVRIDRPDEHLPEVYNPCICLVVQGAKAITYGHDLYACGTGDYMTIPVTMPIIGMVTQASPERPYLCLQMDIDLTMAGEIFLAGNIPPSGSGQAARSLFVETMDDALGEPLLRLARLLDAPEDAGFLAPMYIREVCYRLLKSGHGRHIAHLAMQEGSLQKVGKVIAHINRRFREPLRINELADIAEMSVSGLHQWFKKITTLTPIQFQKQLRLIEARRFMVAEQKGAAEAAYHVGYESPSQFSREYTRMFGSPPAQDAERYLEDRE, from the coding sequence ATGAACGGCCCGGCTCTCAACGCGCTGGCGGACATCGTTTCGCGCCACACCCCGAACAGAAACCTGAACCAGACCCCGATCCAGGGGGTGTCCTGCGTGCGCATCGACAGGCCGGACGAGCATCTGCCCGAGGTCTACAACCCGTGCATCTGCCTGGTGGTCCAGGGCGCCAAGGCCATAACCTACGGCCACGATCTTTACGCCTGCGGCACGGGCGACTACATGACCATCCCGGTGACCATGCCGATCATCGGCATGGTCACCCAGGCCTCGCCCGAGCGCCCGTACCTCTGCCTGCAGATGGACATCGACCTGACCATGGCCGGGGAGATATTCCTGGCCGGGAACATTCCCCCGAGCGGCTCCGGGCAGGCCGCCCGGTCCCTGTTCGTGGAGACCATGGACGACGCCCTGGGCGAGCCCCTGCTGCGCCTGGCCCGGCTCCTGGACGCGCCCGAGGACGCCGGTTTCCTGGCTCCCATGTACATCCGGGAGGTCTGCTACCGGCTGCTCAAGTCCGGCCACGGGCGGCACATCGCGCACCTGGCCATGCAGGAGGGGAGCCTGCAGAAGGTCGGCAAGGTCATCGCCCACATCAACCGGCGGTTCCGCGAGCCGCTGCGCATCAACGAATTGGCGGACATCGCCGAGATGAGCGTGTCCGGACTGCACCAGTGGTTCAAGAAGATCACCACGCTGACGCCCATCCAGTTCCAGAAGCAGCTCCGGCTGATCGAGGCCCGGCGGTTCATGGTCGCCGAGCAGAAGGGCGCGGCCGAGGCCGCCTACCACGTGGGCTACGAGAGTCCCTCCCAGTTCAGCCGTGAATACACGCGGATGTTCGGCTCTCCCCCGGCCCAGGACGCGGAGCGCTACCTGGAGGACCGGGAGTGA
- a CDS encoding iron-containing alcohol dehydrogenase, which yields MASFIIPRETYFGSGVVAQLGKLKGEKATIVIGGGSIKKNGGLARIEAELRGAGIDTQVIEGVESDPTIQTVLAGVERMREFGPDLIVGVGGGSPIDAAKAMWLFYEQPDMTLEKAAVPFSLPTLRRKARFVAVSTTSGTGTEVTSFSVITDGETGIKYPIADYNLTPDVAIVDTDLSADLPSRLVAHTGMDALTHSIEAYVSNVSNDLTDALAIKSIEMIDQYIKPSYYGDTEARGKMHIAQCLAGMSFSNAILGIVHSMAHKSGSILDLPHGCANAIFLPHVIAYNAAEAPAKYAEIADRLGLAGDTDQEKATALAAHIETMNKALDIPSTLAEFGVDEAFFKENLERMAEGAVADPCTGTNPRCIDKEAMRTLFELAYYGK from the coding sequence ATGGCAAGTTTCATCATCCCCCGCGAGACCTATTTCGGCTCGGGCGTCGTCGCCCAGCTCGGCAAGCTGAAGGGCGAGAAGGCCACCATCGTCATCGGTGGCGGCTCCATCAAGAAGAACGGCGGCCTGGCCCGTATCGAGGCCGAGCTTCGCGGCGCGGGCATCGATACCCAGGTCATCGAGGGGGTCGAGTCCGATCCCACCATCCAGACCGTGCTGGCCGGGGTGGAGCGCATGCGCGAGTTCGGCCCGGACCTGATCGTGGGCGTGGGCGGCGGTTCGCCCATCGACGCGGCCAAGGCCATGTGGCTGTTCTACGAGCAGCCGGACATGACCCTCGAGAAGGCCGCCGTGCCGTTCTCGCTGCCGACCCTGCGGCGCAAGGCCCGGTTCGTGGCCGTGTCCACCACCAGCGGCACGGGCACCGAGGTCACCTCGTTTTCGGTCATCACCGACGGCGAGACGGGCATCAAGTACCCCATCGCGGACTACAACCTGACCCCGGACGTGGCCATCGTGGACACCGACCTGTCCGCCGACCTGCCCTCGAGGCTGGTGGCCCACACCGGCATGGACGCCCTGACCCATTCCATCGAGGCCTACGTGTCCAACGTGTCCAACGATCTGACCGACGCCCTGGCCATCAAATCCATCGAGATGATCGACCAGTATATCAAGCCCTCCTACTACGGGGACACGGAGGCGCGCGGCAAGATGCACATCGCCCAGTGCCTGGCCGGGATGTCGTTCTCCAACGCCATCCTGGGCATCGTGCACAGCATGGCCCACAAGAGCGGCAGCATCCTCGACCTGCCCCACGGCTGCGCCAACGCCATCTTCCTGCCCCACGTCATCGCCTACAACGCGGCGGAGGCCCCGGCCAAGTACGCCGAGATCGCCGACCGCCTGGGCCTTGCGGGCGACACCGACCAGGAAAAGGCCACTGCCCTGGCCGCTCACATCGAGACCATGAACAAGGCCCTGGACATCCCGTCCACCCTGGCCGAATTCGGCGTGGACGAGGCGTTCTTCAAGGAAAACCTCGAACGCATGGCCGAAGGCGCCGTGGCCGACCCCTGCACCGGCACCAACCCCCGCTGCATCGACAAGGAAGCCATGCGCACCCTCTTCGAACTGGCCTACTACGGCAAGTAG
- a CDS encoding putative sulfate exporter family transporter translates to MNTDTMAINYELGRKSWFSSLYGLKAVLPGFLAMFFIAIFSNNLAGVPNPFTLANLFAWLDGVIGPLHHQSFFQIMNSNFVWNPLLVGLIIGNVFGVPDCWKRGLSYIHMLMPLGIIMLAPHFMIGHAFKLGVTPILICTVFLFLTATVTLWVSRLLKLDDRHGSIIAGGLSTGDPHVCAILMPLIKAKGSQVVHSTACVIVFGLIAMNLVPVLGEWIGLPAKYIGLASVVGVGNNAQAVYAGFGSGYEAGRYVGWFDVARHVIMPAGFLYVFVVMFIRKLRNPRGENVHATGAIKTFPLWLAVFVFLWILACLHVFKQPAAHAIFEMVKWDFSLAAAALGLSLSFREIAGHGFKGFLVTCISGLVRIVLLLAAILICIKTGLLPA, encoded by the coding sequence ATGAATACCGATACCATGGCAATAAACTATGAGCTGGGCCGGAAGTCCTGGTTCAGCTCGCTGTACGGCCTGAAGGCGGTCCTGCCCGGCTTCCTGGCAATGTTCTTCATCGCCATCTTCAGCAACAACCTGGCGGGCGTGCCCAACCCGTTCACCCTGGCGAACCTGTTCGCCTGGCTGGACGGCGTGATCGGGCCCCTGCACCACCAGTCCTTCTTCCAGATCATGAACTCCAACTTCGTCTGGAATCCGCTGCTGGTCGGGCTGATCATCGGCAACGTCTTCGGCGTGCCGGACTGCTGGAAACGCGGCCTGTCCTACATTCACATGCTGATGCCCCTGGGCATCATCATGCTGGCCCCGCACTTCATGATCGGCCACGCCTTCAAGCTCGGCGTGACCCCGATCCTGATCTGCACCGTGTTCCTGTTCCTGACGGCCACGGTCACCCTGTGGGTCTCCCGGCTGCTCAAGCTCGACGACCGGCACGGCTCGATCATCGCGGGCGGCCTGTCCACCGGCGATCCGCACGTCTGCGCCATCCTCATGCCGCTGATCAAGGCCAAGGGCAGCCAGGTGGTGCACTCCACGGCCTGCGTCATCGTCTTCGGCCTGATCGCCATGAACCTGGTGCCCGTGCTCGGCGAGTGGATCGGCCTCCCGGCCAAGTACATCGGCCTGGCCTCGGTGGTCGGCGTGGGCAACAACGCCCAGGCCGTGTACGCCGGGTTCGGGAGCGGCTACGAGGCCGGGCGCTACGTGGGCTGGTTCGACGTGGCCCGCCACGTGATCATGCCCGCCGGCTTCCTGTACGTCTTCGTGGTCATGTTCATCCGCAAGCTGCGCAATCCCCGGGGTGAGAACGTGCACGCCACCGGGGCGATCAAGACCTTCCCCCTGTGGCTCGCCGTGTTCGTCTTCCTGTGGATCCTGGCCTGCCTGCACGTCTTCAAGCAGCCCGCGGCCCACGCGATCTTCGAGATGGTCAAGTGGGACTTCTCCCTGGCCGCGGCCGCGCTCGGCCTGTCCCTGTCCTTCCGCGAGATCGCCGGGCATGGCTTCAAGGGCTTCCTGGTCACCTGCATATCCGGCCTGGTGCGCATCGTCCTGCTGCTGGCCGCCATCCTGATCTGCATCAAAACCGGGCTGCTGCCCGCCTAG
- a CDS encoding ComEA family DNA-binding protein, whose translation MKKCIIALTLLLTLALCAAPAFAADNSGKINLNVATVEQLQAIDGISPELAKKIVDQREENGEFVDMSELLDIDGVDNALLRKLGDFIYIEAASDCNC comes from the coding sequence ATGAAAAAATGCATCATCGCCCTGACCCTCTTGTTGACCCTGGCCCTGTGCGCGGCCCCTGCCTTCGCGGCCGACAACAGCGGCAAGATCAACCTCAACGTGGCCACCGTGGAACAGCTTCAGGCCATCGACGGCATCAGCCCCGAACTGGCCAAGAAGATCGTGGACCAGCGCGAGGAGAACGGCGAGTTCGTGGACATGTCCGAACTGCTGGATATCGACGGTGTGGACAACGCGCTGCTGCGCAAGCTCGGCGACTTCATCTACATCGAAGCGGCGTCGGATTGTAACTGCTAG
- a CDS encoding cytochrome c family protein — translation MNRLLLFLAAACFVVSFMAAAARADLFGDYVGYMACQDCHADKVEGWKTTPHGNAFADLKQQGEEKQSVPGCVKCHVVAMDADGGFIDMDLTPELKDVQCESCHGPGRAHVESQNPKDIVGHPDEAVCRTCHTEGQDKNFDYKVKSRFVHGTK, via the coding sequence ATGAACCGCCTTCTGCTCTTCCTCGCCGCCGCCTGCTTCGTGGTTTCGTTCATGGCGGCGGCCGCCCGGGCCGACCTGTTCGGCGATTACGTCGGATACATGGCCTGCCAGGACTGCCACGCCGACAAGGTGGAGGGGTGGAAGACCACCCCCCACGGCAACGCCTTTGCCGACCTCAAACAGCAGGGCGAGGAGAAACAGTCCGTGCCCGGCTGCGTCAAATGTCATGTGGTGGCCATGGACGCCGACGGCGGGTTCATCGACATGGACCTGACCCCGGAACTCAAGGACGTGCAGTGCGAGTCCTGCCACGGCCCCGGCCGGGCGCACGTGGAATCCCAGAATCCCAAGGACATCGTCGGCCATCCCGATGAGGCTGTCTGCCGGACCTGCCACACCGAGGGCCAGGACAAGAACTTCGACTACAAGGTGAAGTCCCGTTTTGTGCACGGGACCAAATAG
- a CDS encoding DUF1573 domain-containing protein, which translates to MKLRTIVLTLTVVLCLAGSAWAGQLKISDTQVHFGNMKEGPNAEKTVTLTNVSDSNAVVANVSTSCACTTTQLDKTELAPGETASMVITYHTFKYPGKFDKTVHVFTGADGKTEDVIHILGYVDPIPMGVMEVEPRKVDVGELAAGKTNTVPLKVANTGDAPMKVTAVKSQKFGKTYWQGEKTIPAGQSATLDLAVAPGGQGRFLDIVMIFSDARNDIGKGYKTVLLGTVK; encoded by the coding sequence ATGAAATTGCGCACCATTGTTCTGACTCTTACCGTTGTCCTTTGTCTGGCCGGGTCCGCCTGGGCGGGCCAGTTGAAGATCAGCGACACGCAGGTCCACTTCGGCAACATGAAGGAAGGGCCCAATGCCGAGAAGACCGTCACCCTGACCAACGTCTCGGACAGCAACGCCGTGGTGGCCAACGTCTCCACCAGCTGCGCCTGCACCACCACCCAGCTGGACAAGACGGAACTGGCCCCCGGCGAGACCGCCTCCATGGTCATCACCTACCATACATTCAAGTATCCCGGTAAGTTCGACAAGACAGTCCACGTGTTCACCGGCGCGGATGGCAAGACCGAGGATGTCATCCACATCCTGGGCTACGTGGATCCCATCCCCATGGGCGTCATGGAAGTGGAGCCGCGCAAGGTCGACGTGGGCGAACTGGCGGCCGGGAAGACGAACACGGTTCCGCTCAAGGTGGCCAACACGGGCGACGCCCCCATGAAGGTCACGGCCGTGAAGTCGCAGAAGTTCGGGAAGACCTACTGGCAGGGCGAGAAGACCATACCCGCCGGCCAGTCGGCCACCCTGGACCTGGCCGTCGCGCCCGGCGGGCAGGGCCGGTTCCTGGATATCGTCATGATCTTTTCCGATGCCAGGAACGACATCGGCAAGGGCTACAAGACCGTCCTGCTCGGCACGGTCAAATAA